A region of Candidatus Desulfarcum epimagneticum DNA encodes the following proteins:
- the pabA gene encoding aminodeoxychorismate synthase, subunit II (Evidence 2a : Function from experimental evidences in other organisms; PubMedId : 2403545, 2546924, 6350604, 8096767; Product type e : enzyme): MSRLLVIDNYDSFTWNLVQMFMGRGLSIEVHRNDRLSVSEAFDMSPDLILVSPGPGDPGDAGISMEIIRRFADKVPLLGVCLGMQCLNEVFGGETVRAGLPMHGKTSDIYHDNRGLFAGLPLPFPAARYHSLAVRPGAGTLEALTVSARTKDQVIMGLSHREYPLHGVQFHPESFLTPQGFIIIDNFLRMGA, encoded by the coding sequence GTGAGTCGGCTTCTGGTCATCGACAACTACGACTCCTTCACCTGGAACCTGGTCCAGATGTTCATGGGGCGGGGGCTTTCCATCGAGGTTCATCGAAACGACCGCCTGTCCGTGTCCGAGGCCTTTGACATGAGCCCCGACCTGATCCTGGTGAGCCCGGGGCCGGGCGACCCCGGCGACGCGGGAATCTCCATGGAGATCATCCGCCGATTCGCCGACAAGGTTCCCCTGCTGGGGGTGTGCCTGGGCATGCAGTGCCTCAACGAGGTCTTCGGAGGAGAAACCGTCCGGGCCGGGCTTCCCATGCACGGCAAGACCAGCGACATTTATCACGACAACCGGGGCCTGTTCGCCGGCCTCCCCCTCCCCTTCCCGGCGGCCCGGTATCATTCCCTGGCGGTCCGGCCCGGCGCCGGAACCCTGGAAGCGCTGACGGTCTCCGCCCGGACAAAGGACCAGGTCATCATGGGGCTGTCCCACCGCGAATACCCCCTCCACGGCGTGCAGTTCCATCCTGAAAGTTTCCTCACCCCCCAGGGATTCATAATCATCGACAATTTTCTGCGCATGGGCGCATAG
- a CDS encoding putative magnesium transporter YhiD (Evidence 3 : Putative function from multiple computational evidences) — MFANTQVWMDLFLKFSAATILSGAIGLEREYHGRAAGLRTHILVCLASTAIMSISQAAQAVFESQGAESVFRIDPWRLAAGIVTGIGFLGGGAILKSNDLIRGLTTAACVWFVAAIGIIIGSGLYAPAIMITLFGLAVLTGLEPLGNRIPSEKFGRIEIVSEMASAEKIENACLNILRQYAISIVGTVISADSETGQRTLTLEIRTRKVKNKHEILKKLFYLPNVKSVRW; from the coding sequence ATGTTTGCAAACACGCAGGTGTGGATGGATCTTTTTTTAAAATTCAGCGCCGCCACGATTTTAAGCGGGGCCATCGGCCTGGAGCGGGAGTACCACGGCCGGGCGGCGGGCCTTCGCACCCATATCCTGGTGTGTCTGGCCTCCACCGCCATCATGTCCATCTCCCAGGCGGCCCAGGCGGTCTTCGAGTCCCAGGGCGCCGAGTCGGTGTTCAGAATCGATCCCTGGCGCCTGGCCGCCGGAATCGTGACCGGCATCGGTTTTTTGGGGGGCGGCGCCATTTTGAAATCCAACGACCTGATCCGGGGGCTGACCACGGCCGCCTGCGTCTGGTTTGTGGCCGCCATCGGGATCATCATCGGCTCGGGGCTCTATGCGCCAGCCATCATGATCACCCTTTTCGGACTCGCGGTCCTCACCGGCCTGGAGCCTTTGGGGAACCGGATTCCTTCGGAAAAATTCGGCAGAATCGAAATCGTTTCGGAAATGGCGTCCGCTGAAAAAATCGAAAACGCCTGCCTGAATATTTTGAGACAATACGCCATCTCCATTGTCGGCACCGTGATCTCGGCGGATTCCGAAACCGGCCAGAGAACCCTGACCCTTGAGATCAGGACCCGGAAAGTCAAAAACAAACACGAAATTTTAAAAAAGCTGTTTTATCTGCCCAATGTCAAAAGCGTGAGATGGTGA
- a CDS encoding PemK family transcriptional regulator: MKHGEIRWYKFARPDKKRPVLILTRDSALDYLGEATVAPITTTTRDIPSEVFLSKADGMPKDCAINCDHLQTVSKAKIGSLISTLSPSKMSDVGRAIRFALGI; the protein is encoded by the coding sequence GTGAAACACGGCGAAATTCGCTGGTATAAATTCGCCCGGCCGGACAAAAAAAGGCCGGTTCTCATCCTGACCCGGGATTCTGCGCTGGACTATCTGGGGGAGGCGACTGTCGCGCCCATTACAACCACAACACGCGACATACCGTCCGAGGTTTTTCTCTCAAAAGCCGACGGCATGCCAAAGGATTGCGCGATTAACTGTGACCATCTGCAAACGGTTTCCAAGGCGAAGATCGGCTCCCTGATCTCAACCTTGTCCCCGTCAAAAATGTCTGATGTCGGCCGGGCGATCCGCTTTGCTCTTGGGATCTGA
- a CDS encoding conserved hypothetical protein (Evidence 4 : Unknown function but conserved in other organisms): protein MGNYRELVTEKMKDPGEAAEYLRRSLDEYFRDGNTEAFLMALRTVAEARGGITKLSKHTELNRQTLYRTLSKKGNPKINTLRSILHSLGFRLSIESASDPRRSGHFEETAAHGERSGIDAIQ, encoded by the coding sequence ATGGGGAATTACAGGGAACTTGTGACGGAAAAAATGAAAGACCCCGGGGAGGCGGCCGAATATCTCAGGCGCTCTCTTGATGAATACTTTAGAGACGGGAATACGGAAGCGTTCCTCATGGCCCTTCGAACGGTCGCGGAAGCGCGGGGAGGCATCACGAAGCTTTCAAAACATACAGAACTGAACCGACAAACCCTTTACAGAACTCTTTCGAAAAAAGGAAATCCAAAAATAAACACGCTTCGCTCCATCCTTCATTCACTGGGTTTCAGGCTTTCAATCGAATCGGCTTCAGATCCCCGACGCTCCGGGCATTTTGAAGAGACAGCCGCTCATGGGGAGCGCTCCGGGATTGACGCGATTCAATGA
- a CDS encoding C4-dicarboxylate ABC transporter substrate-binding protein has protein sequence MAIRKIFVTLFICLLGFALFAGPALSKKPSLNAWKPAFDPSGATYKCVVSNVSHPVIKGVYAGYAIRDAVWKSSNGRIYVDYKPLSVLGGEVEVLNQLQMGAIQGMGVSSVAATNLGPRFGLINLPFLVNSFDKLDKFVSSGKLFDHYMMAMNHQGIIGLDITGYGNYGWATTTPVRSIADAKKLKFRTAEAAVNQLVYRQWGMNPVAMPWPDVPVALKQGVIDGLDHTPMVCNITKKFDVAKYYTYLNYAQGLFIWIFNKAWFEKLPADLQKTFRETVRDVCAGIRKESRQQEIDEIAKAKAKGIEFIRLPESDMATLKKQGNAAHEKYAAEINKIYPGDKSTFENYVKTVQDYMFYKP, from the coding sequence ATGGCCATTCGGAAAATCTTCGTCACCCTTTTCATCTGTCTTTTGGGCTTTGCTCTGTTCGCGGGACCCGCGCTTTCCAAAAAGCCGTCCCTGAACGCGTGGAAGCCCGCCTTTGATCCGTCAGGCGCGACATACAAATGTGTGGTCTCCAACGTGTCGCACCCGGTCATCAAGGGGGTCTACGCGGGCTATGCCATAAGAGACGCCGTCTGGAAAAGCTCAAATGGCCGGATATATGTGGATTACAAACCGCTGTCGGTTCTGGGCGGAGAGGTGGAGGTGCTCAACCAGCTCCAGATGGGCGCCATCCAGGGAATGGGCGTCAGTTCCGTGGCGGCCACGAACTTAGGGCCCCGTTTCGGCCTGATCAACCTTCCCTTCCTGGTCAACTCCTTTGACAAACTGGACAAATTCGTTTCCAGCGGAAAACTCTTCGACCATTACATGATGGCCATGAACCACCAGGGCATCATCGGGCTGGACATCACCGGCTACGGCAACTACGGATGGGCCACCACCACCCCGGTCCGCTCCATCGCCGACGCCAAAAAATTGAAGTTCAGAACCGCCGAGGCCGCGGTCAACCAGCTGGTTTACCGGCAATGGGGCATGAACCCCGTGGCCATGCCCTGGCCGGATGTGCCGGTGGCGCTCAAGCAGGGGGTCATCGACGGCCTGGACCACACGCCCATGGTCTGCAACATCACCAAAAAATTCGATGTGGCCAAATACTACACCTACCTGAACTACGCCCAGGGGCTTTTTATCTGGATATTCAACAAGGCCTGGTTTGAAAAGCTTCCCGCCGATTTGCAGAAAACATTCAGGGAGACGGTTCGCGATGTCTGCGCCGGCATCCGGAAGGAGAGCAGACAGCAGGAGATCGACGAAATCGCCAAAGCCAAGGCCAAAGGCATTGAGTTCATCCGCCTGCCTGAATCGGATATGGCCACCCTGAAAAAACAGGGGAACGCGGCCCACGAAAAATACGCCGCCGAGATCAACAAAATCTACCCCGGCGACAAATCTACGTTTGAAAATTACGTAAAAACCGTTCAGGACTATATGTTTTACAAACCCTGA
- a CDS encoding NADH oxidase, with product MATLFEETVINGMRLSNRVARSATWEGMCGPDGRPSEKLAAFYGNLARGGVGLIITGYAFVRPDGKQLPGKMGFHTDDFAKDALRITRAVHDAGGKIAVQLVHAGGQTDSKTAGGRTLAPSAVETVQYPETPGALSIPEIRDIAAAFGAGARRAREWEFDAVQLHGAHGYLINQFLSPHTNLREDDYGGGIEGRSRFLMEVYDAVRKEAGHDFPAMIKLTAGDHLEGGLEIEEALFAAGRLSDAGIDAIEVSTGTMASGDKTPARKKINAPEKEAYNLDAARRVREVAACPVMSVGGFRSYDVCEDAVSSGAVDYVAMSRPLIREPDMPGRWMKGDRRPAACISCNGCFGPGLEEGGIYCVVEKKEREKEKAPGA from the coding sequence ATGGCGACATTATTCGAGGAAACAGTCATCAACGGCATGAGGCTTTCCAACCGTGTGGCGCGCTCCGCCACCTGGGAGGGAATGTGCGGGCCCGACGGCCGCCCGTCTGAAAAGCTGGCCGCCTTTTATGGAAACCTGGCCCGGGGGGGCGTGGGGCTGATTATCACCGGCTACGCCTTTGTGCGGCCGGACGGCAAACAGCTGCCCGGCAAAATGGGCTTTCACACCGATGATTTCGCGAAGGACGCCTTACGGATCACCCGGGCCGTTCACGACGCCGGGGGAAAGATCGCCGTTCAGCTGGTCCACGCCGGGGGGCAGACCGACTCCAAAACGGCGGGCGGGCGGACCCTGGCGCCTTCGGCCGTGGAAACGGTCCAGTATCCCGAGACCCCCGGGGCGCTTTCCATCCCGGAGATTCGCGATATCGCGGCGGCATTCGGGGCCGGCGCGCGCAGGGCCAGGGAGTGGGAATTTGACGCGGTCCAGCTTCACGGCGCCCACGGGTATCTCATCAACCAGTTCCTGTCCCCGCACACCAATCTTCGGGAAGATGACTACGGCGGCGGCATCGAGGGCCGGAGCCGTTTTCTGATGGAGGTTTACGACGCTGTCCGAAAGGAGGCGGGCCACGATTTTCCGGCGATGATAAAACTGACGGCGGGCGACCATCTGGAGGGGGGGCTTGAGATTGAAGAGGCGCTTTTCGCGGCCGGGCGGCTTTCGGACGCGGGCATCGACGCCATCGAAGTGTCCACCGGAACCATGGCGTCGGGGGACAAAACCCCGGCTCGAAAAAAGATCAACGCGCCCGAAAAGGAGGCCTACAATCTGGACGCCGCCCGCCGGGTCCGGGAGGTGGCGGCCTGTCCCGTGATGTCGGTGGGGGGATTTCGGTCTTACGATGTCTGCGAAGACGCCGTCTCTTCAGGGGCCGTCGATTATGTGGCCATGTCCAGGCCCCTGATCCGGGAGCCGGATATGCCCGGCCGGTGGATGAAAGGGGACCGAAGACCCGCCGCGTGCATTTCGTGCAACGGCTGCTTCGGGCCGGGCCTGGAAGAGGGCGGCATTTATTGCGTGGTGGAGAAAAAAGAGCGGGAAAAGGAGAAAGCGCCCGGCGCGTGA
- a CDS encoding TRAP transporter small permease: MLEKTLGLVDRILSFFEDWTLFITVMIALMALFFNVVLRYGFNYSLAWSEELVREVIIYTTFVGCGAAIKRRSMIKIDASVQLAPRLKTPLTFFSGFITLIFSMMMMYYGFKIAHLQVLTNQKTIILQIPLVYIFAVLPLMGFTMFLRTIQVFYEDIKELTSKNRRDGH, from the coding sequence ATGCTTGAAAAGACCCTCGGTCTTGTGGACCGGATATTGTCATTTTTTGAAGACTGGACCCTTTTTATCACTGTGATGATCGCCCTTATGGCCCTTTTTTTCAATGTGGTTTTAAGATACGGTTTCAACTATTCCCTGGCCTGGTCGGAGGAGCTGGTGAGGGAGGTGATCATTTACACCACCTTTGTGGGATGCGGCGCCGCGATCAAACGGCGTTCCATGATCAAAATCGACGCCTCCGTGCAGCTGGCCCCGCGGCTTAAAACGCCCCTGACCTTTTTCAGCGGTTTCATCACCCTGATTTTTTCCATGATGATGATGTATTACGGCTTTAAAATCGCCCATCTCCAGGTTCTCACGAACCAGAAAACCATCATCCTGCAAATTCCGCTGGTATATATCTTCGCCGTTTTGCCCCTCATGGGATTCACGATGTTTTTAAGAACCATCCAGGTATTTTATGAGGACATCAAAGAGCTGACAAGCAAAAACCGCCGAGACGGGCATTAA
- a CDS encoding FAD-dependent pyridine nucleotide-disulfide oxidoreductase, with protein MASKKIRIIGGSAAGAKAAGRARRMDERADIAILQNVPDLAMATCAYPYYAQGIVKRRDFLFKTPDYFLKAKNVEALTGVEALEIDRSAKEVLCREVGAGRLFKRSYDKLILATGARPRRLGVEGEGLNGVSALHTLGDSDYFKSVCKGENISKAAVIGGGLVGMEACEALALSGARVTVAEFSDQILPMLDWDLAALVQNHCEQKGVRVRLNVSVERFSGQNGVLKAVHFTDGTQMECGLAIVAAGVAPHAELAEKAGLSIGPTGGIETDAHMRTSDPDIYAAGDCAQKIDRITGEPVLSPMGDLANLEGRVAGENAAAGDRAVFNGVLRTGICKIFDFSAGAAGVSQKQARRLGLDCLASLCAGSDKPFFMNPGSLVSRMTADKKDRTLLGFQCVGTGDVSRQAATAAAAIYGKMSASDAAGLDMPYAPPFSPAIDHFIAAAHVLTNQADHLFSPVSSFEVKKAAGGKNPPFILDVRDPGEYRSIRLGIGETLIPVGDLRQNPDALPRDKNAAIVCYCAVSARAYEASRILLANGYENVRVMEGGIAAWPFEMEKTGARA; from the coding sequence ATGGCCTCAAAAAAAATACGGATCATCGGCGGCTCGGCGGCCGGGGCAAAGGCGGCGGGAAGGGCCAGGCGAATGGATGAGCGCGCCGACATCGCCATCCTCCAGAATGTCCCGGACCTGGCCATGGCCACATGCGCCTATCCCTATTACGCCCAGGGAATTGTGAAAAGAAGGGATTTTTTGTTCAAAACCCCGGACTACTTTTTAAAGGCAAAAAACGTCGAGGCCCTCACCGGCGTGGAGGCGCTGGAGATCGACCGTTCCGCCAAAGAGGTCCTGTGCCGGGAGGTCGGCGCCGGCCGCCTTTTCAAACGCTCCTACGACAAACTCATCCTCGCCACCGGCGCCCGGCCCCGGCGCCTTGGGGTGGAGGGGGAGGGCCTTAATGGGGTTTCGGCGTTGCACACCCTGGGGGACAGCGATTATTTCAAAAGCGTGTGCAAAGGTGAAAACATCTCAAAGGCCGCGGTCATCGGCGGCGGCCTGGTGGGGATGGAGGCCTGCGAGGCCCTGGCCCTTTCCGGCGCCCGGGTGACGGTGGCGGAGTTTTCGGACCAGATCCTTCCCATGCTGGACTGGGATCTGGCGGCCCTGGTTCAGAATCATTGCGAGCAAAAGGGCGTCCGGGTGAGGCTGAATGTCTCGGTGGAGCGATTTTCAGGACAGAACGGGGTCCTTAAGGCCGTCCATTTCACGGACGGAACCCAAATGGAATGCGGTCTGGCCATTGTGGCCGCCGGGGTGGCGCCCCATGCGGAGCTGGCCGAAAAAGCCGGGCTTTCCATCGGCCCCACCGGGGGGATTGAAACCGACGCCCATATGCGGACATCGGACCCCGACATTTACGCGGCCGGGGACTGCGCCCAAAAAATCGACCGGATCACCGGCGAGCCGGTTCTGTCGCCCATGGGGGATCTGGCCAATCTCGAGGGCCGGGTGGCCGGGGAAAACGCCGCGGCCGGGGACCGGGCGGTTTTCAACGGCGTTTTGCGGACCGGGATCTGCAAAATCTTTGATTTTTCCGCCGGCGCCGCCGGTGTGAGCCAAAAACAGGCCAGACGCCTGGGGCTCGACTGTCTCGCCTCCCTTTGCGCGGGGTCCGACAAACCCTTTTTCATGAACCCCGGCTCCCTGGTCAGCCGCATGACGGCCGACAAAAAAGACAGGACCCTTCTGGGGTTTCAGTGCGTGGGAACCGGCGATGTCTCCAGGCAGGCGGCGACGGCCGCCGCAGCCATTTACGGAAAAATGTCCGCGTCCGACGCGGCGGGTCTGGACATGCCCTACGCCCCGCCCTTTTCCCCGGCCATCGATCATTTCATCGCGGCGGCCCATGTCCTGACCAACCAGGCCGACCATCTCTTTTCCCCCGTCTCGTCCTTTGAAGTGAAAAAAGCGGCCGGGGGAAAAAACCCGCCCTTTATCCTGGATGTCCGGGACCCCGGGGAATACCGGTCCATCCGCCTGGGAATCGGCGAAACCCTCATCCCTGTGGGCGATTTGAGACAAAACCCCGACGCCCTGCCCCGGGACAAAAACGCCGCCATCGTCTGCTACTGCGCAGTGTCCGCCCGGGCCTATGAGGCGTCGCGGATTCTTCTGGCGAACGGCTATGAAAATGTCCGGGTCATGGAGGGCGGGATCGCGGCCTGGCCATTTGAAATGGAAAAAACCGGGGCGCGGGCGTGA
- a CDS encoding CopG family transcriptional regulator, with translation MKTVQMTLDEDLVQTVDRISKQLHTTRSAFTRKALREAIDRHNIDRLERRHREGYERRPVGGDEFSVWEKEQDWGDA, from the coding sequence ATGAAAACGGTTCAGATGACCCTTGATGAAGACCTGGTTCAAACGGTTGATCGTATCTCGAAACAGCTTCACACCACTCGCTCCGCTTTCACACGAAAGGCGCTTCGAGAGGCCATTGACCGTCACAATATTGACCGCCTGGAGCGCCGGCATCGGGAGGGATACGAGCGGCGACCGGTGGGAGGTGATGAATTCTCGGTTTGGGAAAAAGAGCAGGATTGGGGCGACGCGTGA